From a region of the Coffea arabica cultivar ET-39 chromosome 3e, Coffea Arabica ET-39 HiFi, whole genome shotgun sequence genome:
- the LOC140038433 gene encoding uncharacterized protein, giving the protein MEGPPWPPPAAGGAAASSRSFADVLAGPCRLESTIPDLGCSSTHRGEPGLQLSQKELQLLSTPFQNALVGRFPFRRPPMEVIRHFFVSLGLKGECDVGLLDLNHVLIRPSSEEDFTRLFLRRSWVVKGAQMLVSKWTLDFKAHQDSTFTPVWVSLPSLPLPLFNKLYIAKLAGFLGRFLKIDSATLALKRPSVARVLVEMDVSVSPPHRIWIGEDQEGFWQSVEYESWPKFCGFCTRFGHEVGECFRKNPDLMPSKSLGKKGDKAMAVYRPKVTTGQASAQACPGIPVMEPGVGSHDLEVPKADMGQVALSPAEEHRDPGLDSMEAAAGDHTILEELRGGVEFGGDSVAEGGLAGVASLALTDMNAMEDASPHFLVSRNDDCERVVCRQEAGCAPSSNAFAVLQALADTEFQDFERIPSRSETHAPTTRPKHRRQYSDGDLPGEVAQWAHLKEFHRVLHQRLSPAGVQGAAAQVEQQQEAAGKGHLGARHKGGRSAKASSNQIVVWNIRGASRKDSLRYLHKICKANRIRILVLLEPLSDTPQLEVVRRFLGFDKASVALNNKIWVFWYDELSLCFREMAEQLLHMGISFPSACSIQLSAVYARCSRVGRRDLWAAMEELAGSVRGPWLLAGDFNVITTVEERAGGSPANARNIEEFNAAIGTCALEEVPFDGSLFTWTNGRVWQRLDRALMNREWAEGYDLSHVSHLSRGRSDHAPLVITANNGRQGKSSFKFLNVWQRHPGFMEVVRQGWAMPVEGLGMPKFHNKLRAVKGSLQAWNVQVFGNVFNKVKEAEAVMKQREEHFDKERDSVSRAELEEAKAAYARSLAVECEYWRQKSGIKWLQVGDANSAYFHSRCRQRRSYNFVARIKEQSGAWLEDIHDIRRSAVGFFSSLFASDQHGFLPPALPFSLPQLTSADNDMLGALPGMEELKGVVFALDADSAPGPDGFGAGFYQVCWDIIKSDLLEAVQAFFQGMRLPRCFTSTSIILLPKVAGAGQWKDFRPISLCNVCSKIISKLVSDRLAPVLPTLISPWQTGFVPGRGITDNILLTQELVGDLDRRLRHPNLMLKLDMEKAYDRVEWPFLLFMLRKFGFAEHVVGIIFRLVSNNWFSVLVNREPSGFFKSTRGVRQGDPVSPSLFVLIAEFLGRGLHHLLDCQPHRRFVSAGTVVPYLAFADDMLIFTRCSEECLSALKAFLSDYQEASGQRVNVTKSSFFLPSWASPGQEQLVHRGLGFNRQTFPFTYLGAPIYKGRRCGILFDGIVSKMRSRLEHWSTKLLSFGGKLVLARHVLASLPMYLLQVLNPPKAVLLRLGVLCNSFLWDQNGERRIHWSSWDNLCFPVDEGGLGFRSFRDMARAFSAKLWWRFRLGTSVWAKFMHAKYVNGCHPADAAPVRPSTIWRRLQAIRPMVEPSIRWCLGDGLVDFWKDRWVLHEPLESVVVRSDYPHILVSEFITLHGWDELRLAQWVPSFVIQAQKDRMVWLPSPTGCFSVKSAWELLRQKRQYSLVDSLLWSSVLPMKMSFLAWRVMCNFLPLDVTLRSRGLSSPSRCGCCYREEEDLLHVFFTGPVASEESGAFLRCPLGGDKIICEIDHFLEGLGKANLFRRSHFNGDGDCDLLRLVTTPPRRRIPRAIMWEKPPFGLLKLNSDASVKHGRATGGGLVRDYQEKMIFAFYKEFGDYNVLEAEGLALLFGLQLCSQRGLRPSLVEVDSKALVQLVVSGVLAKWPLCNCLRKIRGLLEGFSATIAHVFREANSAADRLADMGTIGVTEYDQFQELPAIVRASVVLDSRSVPGVRWISEGG; this is encoded by the exons ATGGAGGGTCCTCCGTGGCCGCCGCCGGCTGCAGGGGGTGCCGCGGCCTCCTCCAGGTCCTTCGCAGACGTGCTCGCTGGCCCCTGCCGGTTGGAGTCGACTATTCCGGATCTGGGGTGTTCCTCAACGCATAGAGGGGAACCTGGTTTGCAGCTATCCCAGAAGGAGTTGCAGCTTCTCTCTACTCCGTTTCAGAATGCGTTAGTTGGCAGGTTTCCTTTTCGCCGCCCGCCTATGGAAGTCATTAGGCATTTCTTTGTATCGCTAGGTCTGAAGGGGGAGTGTGATGTTGGCCTTCTCGATCTTAATCACGTCCTCATCAGGCCGTCGTCTGAGGAGGATTTTACAAGACTTTTCTTGCGCCGCTCCTGGGTCGTAAAGGGCGCGCAGATGCTGGTTTCAAAGTGGACGCTGGACTTCAAAGCTCATCAGGATTCTACGTTCACCCCTGTGTGGGTGTCCTTGCCGTCGCTTCCTTTGCCTTTGTTTAACAAGCTGTACATTGCCAAACTGGCGGGTTTCCTGGGAAGGTTTCTAAAGATTGATTCTGCGACTTTAGCGCTTAAGCGCCCGTCCGTGGCAAGGGTGCTCGTTGAGATGGATGTTTCGGTGTCTCCTCCCCACCGTATTTGGATTGGAGAGGATCAAGAGGGTTTCTGGCAGTCGGTGGAGTATGagagctggccgaaattttgTGGTTTTTGCACTCGTTTTGGTCATGAAGTTGGGGAGTGTTTTAGGAAAAACCCAGATCTTATGCCTTCCAAATCTCTAGGCAAGAAGGGTGACAAGGCAATGGCGGTTTACAGACCTAAGGTAACCACTGGTCAGGCGTCTGCGCAGGCATGCCCGGGTATTCCGGTTATGGAACCTGGGGTGGGTTCCCATGATCTGGAGGTACCTAAGGCTGATATGGGTCAGGTGGCGCTTTCTCCCGCGGAGGAGCATCGTGACCCGGGGTTAGACAGCATGGAGGCGGCCGCTGGTGATCACACAATTTTAGAGGAACTCCGTGGTGGTGTGGAGTTTGGTGGAGACTCGGTAGCGGAGGGTGGGCTTGCTGGTGTAGCCTCTTTGGCTTTGACGGATATGAATGCGATGGAGGATGCTTCTCCCCATTTTTTAGTTTCGCGGAATGATGATTGCGAAAGGGTGGTTTGTCGGCAGGAGGCCGGGTGTGCGCCATCCTCCAATGCTTTTGCTGTTTTGCAAGCTCTTGCAGACACGGAGTTCCAGGATTTTGAGCGCATCCCGTCCAGGTCTGAGACTCATGCTCCAACAACAAGGCCGAAACACAGAAGACAGTACTCGGACGGGGATTTACCGGGTGAAGTGGCACAATGGGCTCATCTTAAGGAGTTTCATCGGGTGTTGCATCAACGGTTGTCGCCTGCTGGGGTGCAGGGTGCTGCGGCGCAAGTGGAGCAGCAGCAAGAAGCCGCGGGTAAAGGTCACCTTGGGGCTAGGCACAAGGGAGGTCGTTCGGCTAAAGCATCGTCCAACCAG ATTGTTGTGTGGAACATTCGTGGGGCTTCTCGCAAGGACTCACTCAGATATCTACATAAGATTTGCAAAGCTAATAGAATACGGATTCTAGTTCTTCTAGAACCATTGTCGGATACACCGCAGCTAGAGGTGGTTCGCCGGTTTCTAGGTTTCGACAAAGCGTCGGTAGCATTGAATAATAAGATATGGGTTTTTTGGTACGATGAGTTGTCATTGTGCTTCAGGGAGATGGCCGAGCAGCTCCTTCATATGGGCATTTCTTTTCCGTCTGCGTGCTCGATTCAGCTTTCGGCTGTATATGCACGGTGCTCAAGGGTGGGGCGACGCGACCTGTGGGCGGCAATGGAAGAATTGGCGGGCTCCGTGCGGGGGCCTTGGTTACTGGCAGGGGATTTCAATGTCATTACCACTGTGGAGGAACGCGCGGGCGGTTCTCCTGCCAATGCACGGAACATTGAGGAATTTAATGCTGCCATTGGCACCTGTGCTTTAGAGGAGGTTCCTTTTGATGGGTCGTTATTTACATGGACGAATGGTAGGGTGTGGCAGAGATTGGATAGGGCTTTGATGAATCGGGAATGGGCTGAGGGGTACGATCTCTCCCATGTGTCTCATTTGTCCAGAGGGCGTTCGGATCATGCTCCGTTGGTTATTACTGCCAACAATGGGAGACAAGGGAAaagttcttttaaatttttaaatgtaTGGCAGAGGCATCCAGGTTTTATGGAGGTGGTCCGCCAGGGTTGGGCGATGCCCGTGGAGGGGCTGGGTATGCCCAAATTCCATAATAAATTGCGGGCGGTAAAAGGCAGCCTGCAGGCATGGAATGTACAGGTCTTTGGTAATGTTTTTAACAAAGTGAAGGAGGCGGAGGCTGTTATGAAACAAAGGGAGGAACATTTTGACAAGGAGAGGGATTCAGTTTCCAGAGCAGAACTGGAGGAGGCAAAGGCGGCGTATGCAAGGAGCTTGGCAGTGGAATGTGAGTACTGGAGACAGAAGTCGGGCATCAAATGGTTGCAGGTTGGGGATGCTAATTCGGCATACTTCCATTCTCGTTGCCGCCAACGCCGAAGTTATAATTTTGTGGCCCGCATTAAAGAGCAATCTGGAGCATGGCTGGAGGATATACATGATATTAGGCGGTCAGCAGTGGGGTTCTTCTCCTCCTTGTTCGCATCTGATCAACACGGTTTTCTCCCTCCTGCACTCCCGTTTTCGCTCCCTCAATTAACGTCGGCAGATAATGACATGTTAGGTGCCTTGCCTGGAATGGAAGAATTGAAGGGGGTGGTTTTTGCATTGGATGCAGATAGTGCACCGGGTCCGGATGGGTTTGGGGCAGGTTTTTACCAGGTGTGCTGGGATATTATTAAGTCTGATTTATTGGAGGCGGTACAGGCCTTTTTCCAAGGTATGCGGCTGCCTAGGTGCTTTACTAGTACTTCCATCATTTTATTGCCTAAGGTGGCGGGAGCTGGGCAGTGGAAGGATTTCCGGCCAATAAGTCTTTGCAACGTCTGCTCGAAAATTATTTCCAAGCTCGTCTCGGATAGGTTGGCTCCGGTTCTCCCTACCTTAATATCCCCGTGGCAGACAGGTTTTGTGCCAGGTCGGGGGATAACGGATAACATTCTTCTTACGCAGGAGCTGGTGGGGGATCTGGATAGGCGGTTGAGGCACCCGAATCTTATGCTAAAATTGGATATGGAAAAGGCGTATGACAGGGTCGAAtggccttttcttttgtttatgcttCGGAAGTTTGGGTTTGCTGAACATGTGGTAGGCATTATTTTTCGCTTGGTGTCTAATAATTGGTTTTCGGTCTTGGTGAATAGAGAGCCGTCTGGATTTTTTAAGTCCACAAGGGGTGTTAGGCAGGGTGACCCGGTTTCTCCTAGCCTTTTTGTGTTAATTGCGGAGTTTTTAGGCCGTGGGCTGCATCATCTCCTGGATTGTCAGCCGCACAGGCGGTTTGTTTCGGCAGGGACAGTAGTCCCCTACCTGGCCTTCGCTGATGACATGCTCATTTTCACAAGATGTTCAGAGGAGTGCTTGTCTGCTCTCAAGGCTTTTCTTTCGGACTATCAAGAAGCATCAGGACAAAGAGTGAATGTCACCAAGAgttcttttttcttgccgtcatGGGCTTCTCCGGGTCAGGAGCAGTTGGTACATAGGGGTCTGGGTTTCAACAGGCAGACATTTCCTTTCACTTATTTGGGGGCTCCTATATATAAAGGTCGGCGTTGTGGTATCTTGTTTGATGGAATTGTTTCCAAAATGAGGAGTCGCCTTGAACATTGGAGCACGAAATTGCTATCTTTTGGGGGTAAGCTCGTTTTAGCACGGCATGTCCTTGCTTCGTTGCCCATGTATTTACTTCAGGTGTTGAATCCTCCCAAGGCTGTGCTCCTTAGGCTGGGTGTTCTTTGTAATTCCTTTCTATGGGACCAAAACGGAGAGAGGCGCATTCATTGGTCCTCCTGGGATAATTTGTGCTTTCCTGTTGACGAAGGGGGCCTGGGTTTCCGCTCTTTCAGGGACATGGCGCGAGCTTTCTCCGCTAAATTGTGGTGGAGGTTCAGGCTTGGAACTTCAGTTTGGGCAAAATTCATGCATGCCAAATACGTCAACGGTTGTCATCCAGCGGACGCGGCGCCCGTGCGTCCTTCGACGATTTGGAGGCGTCTTCAGGCGATACGTCCCATGGTTGAGCCGAGCATTAGGTGGTGTTTAGGGGATGGTTTGGTGGATTTTTGGAAAGATCGCTGGGTTCTTCATGAGCCTTTGGAGAGTGTGGTGGTTCGGTCTGATTATCCTCACATCCTTGTCTCCGAATTTATTACTTTGCATGGTTGGGATGAATTGCGGCTTGCCCAATGGGTCCCGAGTTTTGTCATCCAGGCTCAGAAAGATAGGATGGTTTGGCTACCTTCACCGACGGGTTGCTTCTCGGTTAAGTCGGCATGGGAGTTGCTCCGACAAAAGAGGCAGTATTCCTTGGTTGACTCACTGTTATGGTCTTCGGTGTTGCCAATGAAAATGTCGTTTCTCGCTTGGAGAGTGATGTGCAATTTTCTTCCTTTGGATGTGACCTTACGGTCGCGAGGTTTGTCTTCTCCCTCTAGATGTGGGTGCTGTTATCGGGAGGAGGAAgaccttttgcatgttttctttacgGGCCCGGTTGCCTCCGAG GAATCAGGAGCGTTTCTGCGGTGTCCGTTGGGGGGTGACAAGATCATCTGCGAGATAGACCATTTCTTGGAGGGGCTTGGGAAGGCCAATTTGTTCCGTCGGTCGCACTTCAACGGAGATGGTGATTGTGACTTGCTTCGTTTGGTCACTACGCCTCCGCGGCGGAGGATCCCTAGGGCGATTATGTGGGAAAAGCCGCCTTTTGGTTTGCTTAAATTGAACTCGGATGCCAGTGTGAAGCATGGCAGGGCCACGGGTGGGGGGCTAGTCCGGGATTATCaggaaaaaatgatttttgcttTTTACAAGGAATTCGGGGACTACAATGTGTTGGAGGCAGAAGGTCTGGCTTTACTGTTTGGTTTGCAGTTGTGTTCACAACGGGGGCTTCGCCCTTCGCTGGTAGAAGTGGATTCTAAAGCCTTGGTGCAGTTGGTTGTCTCTGGGGTTCTTGCTAAGTGGCCTTTATGTAATTGCTTGAGGAAGATTAGGGGTCTTCTGGAGGGTTTTTCAGCTACTATCGCGCATGTTTTCCGTGAGGCCAACTCGGCGGCAGACAGGCTAGCGGATATGGGAACAATAGGAGTAACGGAGTATGACCAGTTCCAGGAGCTGCCGGCAATCGTCCGGGCCTCGGTTGTCCTGGACTCACGGAGTGTGCCTGGGGTTCGTTGGATTAGCGAGGGGGGTTAG